One region of Pogona vitticeps strain Pit_001003342236 chromosome 1, PviZW2.1, whole genome shotgun sequence genomic DNA includes:
- the MLNR gene encoding motilin receptor, whose protein sequence is MSLANISSPKVFQEEGPEICNQYLCPLLPLWALIPVTAVCLVLLVFGLGGNILTIVVTSCSRELRNTTSLYLASLAVSDLLLLLLGLPLDLYRLWQSRPWVLGTVVCRVWHWSGEACAYCSILHLTALTAERYVAICYPLRAKVLVTEQRVKALLVVLWAVALFSAAPFLFLVGVQQAGEDDFTRECVPTIYARETGMLDTMLWVTTSYFVLPCLCLYVLHGLIARQLLRVSRAHLGGTSYRNHRQTVRMLVVLIVAFVVCWLPFHIGRIIYINPKDSRMMYFTQYFNIFALQLFYLSASINPVLYNLVSKKYRAAICKLLGIKRSLERASTITRDTAGYLEISR, encoded by the exons ATGAGCTTGGCCAACATCAGCAGTCCGAAGGTGTTTCAAGAAGAGGGTCCAGAGATATGCAACCAGTACCTGTGCCCTTTGCTACCCCTGTGGGCTCTCATCCCAGTGACAGCGGTATGCTTGGTCTTACTGGTCTTTGGTCTGGGTGGCAACATTTTGACTATAGTTGTGACCAGCTGCTCCCGGGAACTACGCAACACGACTAGTCTCTACCTGGCTAGCTTGGCCGTCTCTGACCTGCTGCTGCTCTTACTTGGGCTGCCCCTTGACCTCTACCGCCTCTGGCAGTCACGGCCATGGGTGCTTGGCACAGTGGTGTGCCGCGTATGGCATTGGTCAGGCGAAGCGTGTGCCTACTGCTCCATCCTACACCTGACAGCCCTGACTGCTGAGCGCTATGTTGCTATTTGCTACCCACTGCGTGCTAAAGTGCTGGTGACCGAACAACGCGTAAAAGCACTACTGGTGGTCTTGTGGGCCGTTGCCTTGTTCTCTGCTGcaccttttctgtttcttgtggGAGTTCAGCAGGCTGGTGAGGATGACTTCACCCGTGAATGTGTCCCCACCATCTATGCCAGAGAGACAGGGATGTTGGATACCATGCTCTGGGTCACCACCAGCTACTTTGTGTTGCCCTGCCTCTGCCTCTATGTCCTCCACGGCTTGATTGCAAGGCAGCTTCTGCGGGTCAGCAGGGCACATCTTGGTGGGACATCATATCGGAACCACCGGCAAACAGTGCGCATGTTGG ttgtGCTGATTGTGGCTTTTGTCGTTTGTTGGCTGCCCTTCCACATCGGCAGGATCATATACATCAACCCAAAGGATTCCAGAATGATGTATTTCAcccaatattttaatatttttgcattGCAGCTTTTCTACTTGAGTGCTAGTATCAACCCAGTCCTTTACAACCTTGTCTCGAAGAAATATAGGGCAGCAATTTGTAAGCTACTGGGGATCAAGAGATCTCTAGAAAGGGCTTCTACCATTACCAGAGACACTGCTGGCTACCTAGAGATCAGTCGGTAA